In Clupea harengus chromosome 1, Ch_v2.0.2, whole genome shotgun sequence, one DNA window encodes the following:
- the LOC116221493 gene encoding phospholipase A2 inhibitor gamma subunit B-like, with product MFNLLLFAICTTFAVGQTPEECYECSGETWESCAGVNHTCRISEKCVSAASAFTQELAGIRKDSIEKVHRRCADTTLCETDFSVNFGPASWNIMTKCGANPTLGNEKKYKNGLKCFGCISSPSECTKTLECKETETMCISASETVAGNIMVNRGCATEAMCELREDISDVVGPVVVGQVSCCKGNLCNGSGILKSTSSVCLLLVVILPWMLP from the exons ATGTTTAATTTGTTACTGTTCGCGATTTGTACCACCTTCGCAGTTG GACAGACTCCAGAGGAATGTTATGAGTGTTCAGGTGAGACATGGGAAAGCTGTGCTGGGGTGAACCATACCTGTCGCATTTCTGAgaaatgtgtgtctgcagcttCTGCATTTACTCAAG AACTGGCTGGAATACGCAAAGACTCCATCGAGAAAGTGCATAGAAGATGTGCAGATACTACACTCTGTGAGACGGACTTCTCTGTAAACTTTGGACCTGCTAGCTGGAATATCATGACCAAGTGTGGTGCCAATCCCACTCTGG gaaatgaaaagaaatacaAGAACGGACTGAAATGTTTTGGATGTATTTCTTCCCCCTCTGAATGCACTAAAACATTGGAATGCAAAGAAACTGAGACCATGTGCATCAGTGCTTCAG AGACTGTTGCTGGGAACATTATGGTCAACAGAGGTTGTGCAACTGAAGCCATGTGTGAACTAAGAGAAGACATTTCTGATGTGGTGGGGCCTGTGGTAGTTGGACAGGTGTCCTGCTGTAAAGGGAACCTTTGCAATGGTAGTGGCATCCTCAAATCCACTTCATcagtgtgtttattgttggtcgTAATACTTCCCTGGATGTTACcttga
- the LOC105898702 gene encoding uncharacterized protein LOC105898702 isoform X1: MDPRELRKEVPRARKSMVITNRHQVKLLRRVLSQFTPYYPPSEAEHCSEAPEERLAPQNQNSPETTASDQLKDSVSHVPQVPSSVPLQLTVNAHMSKEEPTLNVDIPLSTPHVTNESRPVTVETEEESRNSALLLKIEALKKIRIAPIKQLSAPVVTTPNTVQSAAVSDEDVPTGFIKQNDDSCTSRDRQDMETDPAEVVEDEEMDIDVERVDGRGRLLVNNSSAIPQLYLSPDSLANPESKHILSSDHEAGRHGTGKEDDLLDTKVDVKTRGAANGLWTRLEKLVQHMVSEQVGQNFTLFEKNLQELHDRVMNIEKGTKQQIHKLSRQLQMAKEDSISRNASMVDANAATESTYLACATPPTPLEGPWFAAAAAAAIVFQNEPPVHTSDSAPISCPSDVRNSEKPDSLPALLSSCQPDSKDVLESHLTAPSTRSPVLPNIPLDSAPRNYLVPFSAAPQPFIAQPVIGPATLICPAQPEGHGWHQQASAELAGSAQAPATFPGMGFSVGPGSFTPAFVQNLTTSSLMPEGVASPAITYTIADACEVAFYSAPEGEAAVDAVTSLQVPSDINLKCSSDLNLPPSLPRLVSKLFLHQLPQDALQTPVPCQPTLRLVCLPSQTGVELSWSMLVEDDAALERVQSYFLYACVTSDRPVTWKNIGVLPARTLPMSCRLGHTQPGSVCYFAVCAQDIYNRFGPFCKPQCWLAK, from the exons ATGGACCCAAGGGAACTTAGAAAAGAAGTTCCCAGGGCAAGAAAGTCAATGGTAATCACTAACAGGCATCAAGTGAAGCTGCTGCGGAGGGTTCTTTCTCAGTTTACTCCCTATTATCCACCGTCAGAAGCAGAG CACTGCTCAGAAGCCCCTGAAGAGAGGTTGGCACCGCAAAATCAAAACAGTCCTGAAACCACAGCAAGTGACCAGCTCAAAGACTCAGTCAGTCATGTACCTCAAGTACCGTCATCTGTTCCACTGCAGCTCACAGTGAATGCTCACATGTCTAAAGAGGAGCCTACTCTTAATGTAGACATTCCTCTATCTACACCTCATGTCACAAATGAAAGCAGACCAGTCAcagtggagacagaggaagaaagcaGGAACTCTGCCTTACTCTTGAAAATTGAAGCACTCAAGAAAATACGCATTGCCCCCATTAAACAGCTAAGCGCGCCGGTGGTGACGACACCCAACACTGTGCAGTCAGCTGCCGTCTCTGACGAGGATGTCCCGACTGGTTTCATCAAGCAAAACGATGATTCTTGCACCTCGCGTGATAGACAGGACATGGAGACAGACCCAGCAGAGGTTGTTGAAGATGAGGAAATGGACATCGATGTGGAGAGAGTAGATGGCAGGGGCCGCCTACTAGTGAACAATAGCAGCGCCATACCCCAGTTATATTTATCTCCCGATTCTCTTGCAAATCCAGAGAGTAAGCACATACTCTCCAGTGACCATGAAGCTGGGCGCCATGGAACAGGCAAGGAGGACGACCTGTTGGACACTAAAGTGGATGTGAAGACAAGGGGGGCTGCAAATGGACTGTGGACTCGTCTGGAAAAG CTTGTTCAACATATGGTGTCAGAGCAAGTTGGACAAAACTTCACTCTGTTTGAAAAAAATCTTCAGGAGCTTCATGACAGGGTGATGAACATTGAAAAGGGCACTAAACAGCAG ATTCACAAGCTATCCAGACAGCTCCAAATGGCTAAAGAGGACTCAATCTCCAGGAATGCATCTATGGTTGATGCTAATGCTGCTACT GAGTCTACATATCTTGCCTGTGCCACTCCACCCACACCTCTCGAAGGACCCtggtttgctgctgctgctgctgctgctattgtGTTTCAAAATGAACCTCCTGTCCACACCTCAGACTCTGCGCCCATTAGCTG TCCTAGTGATGTAAGAAATTCAGAGAAGCCGGATAGTTTGCCAGCTCTACTAAGCAGTTGCCAGCCAGACTCCAAAG ACGTCCTCGAGTCCCACCTCACGGCTCCCTCGACCAGGTCTCCCGTGCTGCCCAACATTCCCCTGGACAGCGCTCCAAGGAATTATCTTGTCCCATTTAGTGCAGCACCTCAACCCTTCATTGCTCAACCAGTCATAGGTCCTGCCACACTCATCTGCCCCGCCCAACCTGAGGGACATGGATGGCATCAGCAGG CCTCTGCCGAGCTGGCGGGTTCAGCTCAGGCACCAGCAACTTTTCCTGGCATGGGTTTCTCAGTGGGCCCTGGTTCTTTCACTCCAGCTTTTGTTCAGAACCTGACCACCTCCTCCTTGATGCCTGAAGGGGTGGCTTCTCCTGCCATCACATACACCATTGCTGATGCTTGTGAAG TGGCATTCTATTCTGCACCAGAGGGAGAAGCAGCAGTTGATGCGGTCACATCTTTGCAG GTTCCTTCAGATATCAACCTGAAATGTTCCTCCGATCTCAATCTGCCGCCCTCTCTCCCACGACTAGTCTCAAAGCTTTTCCTGCACCAGCTGCCCCAGGATGCCCTCCAGACCCCCGTCCCCTGTCAGCCTACGCTCAGGTTAGTCTGCCTGCCCAGTCAGACGGGCGTGGAGCTCTCCTGGAGCATGCTTGTGGAGGACGATGCGGCCCTggaacgcgtgcaaagttactTCCTGTATGCTTGTGTAACCAGTGACCGTCCAGTAACCTGGAAGAATATTGGAGTGCTCCCGGCCAGGACTTTGCCCATGAGCTGCAGGCTCGGACACACTCAGCCGGGGTCCGTCTGTTATTTTGCAGTGTGTGCCCAGGACATCTACAACCGCTTTGGCCCCTTCTGTAAGCCACAGTGTTGGCTAGCCAAATAA
- the LOC105898702 gene encoding uncharacterized protein LOC105898702 isoform X2, which translates to MDPRELRKEVPRARKSMVITNRHQVKLLRRVLSQFTPYYPPSEAEHCSEAPEERLAPQNQNSPETTASDQLKDSVSHVPQVPSSVPLQLTVNAHMSKEEPTLNVDIPLSTPHVTNESRPVTVETEEESRNSALLLKIEALKKIRIAPIKQLSAPVVTTPNTVQSAAVSDEDVPTGFIKQNDDSCTSRDRQDMETDPAEVVEDEEMDIDVERVDGRGRLLVNNSSAIPQLYLSPDSLANPESKHILSSDHEAGRHGTGKEDDLLDTKVDVKTRGAANGLWTRLEKLVQHMVSEQVGQNFTLFEKNLQELHDRVMNIEKGTKQQIHKLSRQLQMAKEDSISRNASMVDANAATESTYLACATPPTPLEGPWFAAAAAAAIVFQNEPPVHTSDSAPISCPSDVRNSEKPDSLPALLSSCQPDSKDVLESHLTAPSTRSPVLPNIPLDSAPRNYLVPFSAAPQPFIAQPVIGPATLICPAQPEGHGWHQQASAELAGSAQAPATFPGMGFSVGPGSFTPAFVQNLTTSSLMPEGVASPAITYTIADACEVAFYSAPEGEAAVDAVTSLQSQSFSCTSCPRMPSRPPSPVSLRSG; encoded by the exons ATGGACCCAAGGGAACTTAGAAAAGAAGTTCCCAGGGCAAGAAAGTCAATGGTAATCACTAACAGGCATCAAGTGAAGCTGCTGCGGAGGGTTCTTTCTCAGTTTACTCCCTATTATCCACCGTCAGAAGCAGAG CACTGCTCAGAAGCCCCTGAAGAGAGGTTGGCACCGCAAAATCAAAACAGTCCTGAAACCACAGCAAGTGACCAGCTCAAAGACTCAGTCAGTCATGTACCTCAAGTACCGTCATCTGTTCCACTGCAGCTCACAGTGAATGCTCACATGTCTAAAGAGGAGCCTACTCTTAATGTAGACATTCCTCTATCTACACCTCATGTCACAAATGAAAGCAGACCAGTCAcagtggagacagaggaagaaagcaGGAACTCTGCCTTACTCTTGAAAATTGAAGCACTCAAGAAAATACGCATTGCCCCCATTAAACAGCTAAGCGCGCCGGTGGTGACGACACCCAACACTGTGCAGTCAGCTGCCGTCTCTGACGAGGATGTCCCGACTGGTTTCATCAAGCAAAACGATGATTCTTGCACCTCGCGTGATAGACAGGACATGGAGACAGACCCAGCAGAGGTTGTTGAAGATGAGGAAATGGACATCGATGTGGAGAGAGTAGATGGCAGGGGCCGCCTACTAGTGAACAATAGCAGCGCCATACCCCAGTTATATTTATCTCCCGATTCTCTTGCAAATCCAGAGAGTAAGCACATACTCTCCAGTGACCATGAAGCTGGGCGCCATGGAACAGGCAAGGAGGACGACCTGTTGGACACTAAAGTGGATGTGAAGACAAGGGGGGCTGCAAATGGACTGTGGACTCGTCTGGAAAAG CTTGTTCAACATATGGTGTCAGAGCAAGTTGGACAAAACTTCACTCTGTTTGAAAAAAATCTTCAGGAGCTTCATGACAGGGTGATGAACATTGAAAAGGGCACTAAACAGCAG ATTCACAAGCTATCCAGACAGCTCCAAATGGCTAAAGAGGACTCAATCTCCAGGAATGCATCTATGGTTGATGCTAATGCTGCTACT GAGTCTACATATCTTGCCTGTGCCACTCCACCCACACCTCTCGAAGGACCCtggtttgctgctgctgctgctgctgctattgtGTTTCAAAATGAACCTCCTGTCCACACCTCAGACTCTGCGCCCATTAGCTG TCCTAGTGATGTAAGAAATTCAGAGAAGCCGGATAGTTTGCCAGCTCTACTAAGCAGTTGCCAGCCAGACTCCAAAG ACGTCCTCGAGTCCCACCTCACGGCTCCCTCGACCAGGTCTCCCGTGCTGCCCAACATTCCCCTGGACAGCGCTCCAAGGAATTATCTTGTCCCATTTAGTGCAGCACCTCAACCCTTCATTGCTCAACCAGTCATAGGTCCTGCCACACTCATCTGCCCCGCCCAACCTGAGGGACATGGATGGCATCAGCAGG CCTCTGCCGAGCTGGCGGGTTCAGCTCAGGCACCAGCAACTTTTCCTGGCATGGGTTTCTCAGTGGGCCCTGGTTCTTTCACTCCAGCTTTTGTTCAGAACCTGACCACCTCCTCCTTGATGCCTGAAGGGGTGGCTTCTCCTGCCATCACATACACCATTGCTGATGCTTGTGAAG TGGCATTCTATTCTGCACCAGAGGGAGAAGCAGCAGTTGATGCGGTCACATCTTTGCAG TCTCAAAGCTTTTCCTGCACCAGCTGCCCCAGGATGCCCTCCAGACCCCCGTCCCCTGTCAGCCTACGCTCAGGTTAG